A stretch of Candidatus Coatesbacteria bacterium DNA encodes these proteins:
- a CDS encoding DUF721 domain-containing protein — protein sequence MDHAGPGLPAALRRRRPVHHHRHPSRHPPRLLRRGRRRGRGRGVSDPRPLSRLLNSALASKKLRREVALARLRGDWTGLVGPAVARRTELAVSGRELVVRCGDAECRRLLEELLPRIRVRLDELFTGELTSLRLVE from the coding sequence CTGGATCATGCTGGCCCTGGGCTTCCTGCTGCTCTTCGGCGGCGCCGTCCTGTTCATCATCATCGCCACCCGTCGCGCCACCCCCCACGTCTTCTCCGACGAGGGCGACGAAGAGGACGGGGGCGCGGCGTGAGCGATCCCCGCCCCCTGAGCCGCCTGCTCAACTCCGCCCTGGCGAGTAAGAAGCTGCGCCGCGAGGTCGCCCTGGCCCGCCTGCGCGGCGACTGGACCGGCCTCGTCGGCCCCGCCGTGGCCCGGCGCACCGAGCTGGCCGTCTCGGGGCGCGAACTCGTCGTCCGCTGCGGCGACGCCGAATGCCGCCGGCTGCTCGAGGAGCTGCTGCCGCGCATCCGCGTCCGCCTCGACGAACTGTTTACCGGCGAGCTGACCTCCCTGCGCCTGGTCGAGTGA
- a CDS encoding MetS family NSS transporter small subunit, with protein MSNLRTVTILLLLSATLLAAQPPGEGEALVAASDQPWLEEPDHILAHQQRLELLRALRSGELSLEDAADALAEAVADPFEDPELRRWAADALAGLTVEIEVEGETVEQPRALAAALTAAVVEGEDLGWVRSYLRPACLERVGLACGLLALMTDPAAVPLHQELARDFSLGEDVRLTAVGSIGSAEGRHAYRVLTELAADPTLPDALRVAAMTTLAPIGYDEGRAFLEEQLAAADSPALRTGAAAALELLDQTAVMTPGAWIMLALGFLLLFGGAVLFIIIATRRATPHVFSDEGDEEDGGAA; from the coding sequence ATGTCTAACCTCAGAACCGTCACCATCTTGCTGCTGCTGAGCGCCACCCTCCTGGCGGCCCAGCCCCCGGGCGAGGGCGAAGCCCTCGTCGCCGCCAGTGACCAGCCCTGGCTCGAGGAGCCCGACCACATCCTGGCCCACCAGCAGCGCCTCGAGCTGCTGCGCGCCCTGCGTTCCGGGGAGCTGAGCCTCGAGGACGCCGCCGACGCCCTGGCCGAGGCCGTCGCCGATCCCTTCGAGGATCCCGAGCTGCGCCGGTGGGCCGCCGACGCCCTGGCCGGGCTGACCGTCGAGATCGAAGTCGAGGGCGAGACCGTCGAGCAGCCCCGGGCCCTGGCCGCCGCCCTGACCGCCGCCGTCGTCGAGGGCGAGGACCTCGGCTGGGTGCGCTCCTACCTGCGACCCGCCTGCCTGGAGCGCGTCGGGTTGGCCTGCGGCCTGCTGGCCCTGATGACCGACCCCGCCGCCGTGCCCCTCCACCAAGAGCTGGCCCGCGACTTCTCCCTCGGGGAGGACGTCCGGCTGACCGCCGTCGGCTCGATCGGCAGCGCCGAGGGCCGGCACGCCTACCGGGTTTTGACCGAACTGGCCGCCGATCCCACCCTGCCCGACGCCCTGCGCGTCGCCGCGATGACCACCCTGGCGCCCATCGGCTACGACGAGGGCCGGGCCTTCCTCGAAGAGCAGCTCGCCGCCGCCGATTCCCCCGCCCTGCGCACCGGCGCCGCGGCCGCCCTCGAACTCCTCGACCAGACCGCCGTGATGACCCCCGGCGCCTGGATCATGCTGGCCCTGGGCTTCCTGCTGCTCTTCGGCGGCGCCGTCCTGTTCATCATCATCGCCACCCGTCGCGCCACCCCCCACGTCTTCTCCGACGAGGGCGACGAAGAGGACGGGGGCGCGGCGTGA